A window of Leptotrichia wadei contains these coding sequences:
- the nrdI gene encoding class Ib ribonucleoside-diphosphate reductase assembly flavoprotein NrdI, translating into MYIYYDSKTGNVERFIKKMQSQRPDWHFIKINPTMIIKNEGHFLTFTTKIGEIPTTTDEFLQNENNSKLLKSVSSSGNRNWGQFFAVAADKIQEKYGIPVLMKFELSGTNTEVENYINYLENNYK; encoded by the coding sequence ATGTATATATATTATGATTCAAAAACAGGAAATGTTGAGCGGTTTATAAAAAAAATGCAATCACAACGTCCAGACTGGCATTTTATAAAAATAAATCCAACTATGATAATCAAAAACGAAGGGCATTTTCTGACATTCACAACAAAAATTGGAGAAATTCCAACAACAACAGACGAATTTTTACAAAACGAAAACAACAGTAAACTATTAAAATCAGTAAGTTCCAGCGGAAACAGAAACTGGGGACAATTTTTCGCAGTAGCGGCTGATAAAATTCAGGAAAAATATGGAATTCCAGTTTTAATGAAATTTGAATTGTCGGGAACTAATACGGAAGTGGAAAATTATATAAATTATCTGGAAAATAATTATAAATAA
- a CDS encoding thioredoxin domain-containing protein encodes MKKLVKFEKNDCNPCAMVSDLLDKKGVEYERINPFDNPELAVKYRVRSVPTVILFEENEEVKRTIGFKPEEINEIISMM; translated from the coding sequence ATGAAAAAATTAGTGAAATTTGAAAAAAATGACTGTAACCCATGTGCAATGGTGTCGGACTTATTAGATAAAAAAGGTGTAGAATATGAAAGAATAAATCCCTTTGATAATCCGGAATTGGCTGTAAAATATAGAGTGAGAAGTGTTCCAACAGTAATTTTATTTGAAGAAAACGAAGAAGTGAAAAGAACAATTGGATTCAAGCCGGAAGAAATTAATGAAATTATTTCAATGATGTAA
- the metH gene encoding methionine synthase, whose translation MENKYKNSYNLLQNDLKNKILMLDGAMGTMIQRENLTADDFGGEKYEGCNDYLVLKRPDIIKNIHKKYLEAGSDIIETNSFGALEIVLKDYDLEDKVFEINKRAAELVNEAIAEYRSEHPEVTRNLYIAGALGPSNKSISVTGGVTFEELIHNYYTAVSGLLAGGVDLILFETIQDTRNLKAAYLGLKKAMEENYTVPLMLSFTIESTGTTLAGQTADAFYYAVNHMNPFSVGLNCATGPEFMTQFLKTLNNISNTYISVYPNAGLPNEDGEYEETPDTLSAKIEPFFQNHYLNIVGGCCGTTPEHIQRIKEKSINYEPRVIDKNKDFNDVSGLIALETPKDRPVYVGERTNVIGSRIFKNLIANEKFDEATEVARLQIKGRADVIDICLANPDRDEIADMKSFLDKVAKFAKIPLMIDSTDINVVKEGLTYLQGKGIINSINLEDGEKKFADMAKVIKDFGASVVVGLIDEEGMAVSVEKKLKVARRSYELLTKKYGIDERDIIFDTLVFPVATGDQKYIGSATATIEAIRQIKAEMPNVKTILGVSNVSFGLPIAGREVLNTYYMQKAYEAGLDYAIINTEKVIPMNEISDEEKELSENILFHTNDENVSKFANFYREKKAAKKVADTSNLTTEEKVANLVVEGSKKDLTILLDELLKKYSPIEIINGPLMTGMDEVGRLFNNNDLIVAEVLQSAEVMKASVSHLEQFMKKDESSVKGKVIMATVKGDVHDIGKNLVGIIIGNNGYEVIDLGINTPAEKIREAIIEHKADFLGLSGLLVKSATEMVNTMEVLREAGIDIPIFVGGAALTEKFTVNKIEPAYKNNIVIYSRDAMTALSDLNKMIDEKKFEEFKKHLQKRRELVTIKDAKKLEQLKVKPTVSDIKDADGTFDFSKVELPKYNFEKIYKSQTLNKQILTNIKAKDVFPFVNLQMLIGKHLGMKWIVNNLIEKQDPRTIKLYNEILDIVENGDEYFDIKAIYKFFPARRKAGKRKDDFKIEILSDDLSTVLETFDFPRQKYGQYLSLNDYVSPEGIDYIGFFVATAGEKSRLVSNELKEKGEFYRGHIVNSIGLELAEATSEYIHKMMRQDVGIIDKNISLNEILNAQYQGNRYSFGYPACPDLSDQRKLFNLLKPERYGITLTEEFMMYPEATVSAIVFSQPFCKYFNM comes from the coding sequence ATGGAAAATAAATATAAAAATTCATATAATTTATTACAAAATGATCTAAAAAATAAAATACTAATGCTGGATGGAGCAATGGGAACAATGATTCAGCGAGAAAATTTGACTGCTGATGACTTTGGCGGAGAAAAATATGAAGGATGTAATGATTATCTTGTACTGAAAAGACCTGATATTATTAAGAATATTCATAAAAAATATTTGGAAGCTGGAAGTGATATTATTGAAACTAACAGTTTTGGAGCTTTAGAAATTGTATTAAAGGACTATGACTTGGAAGACAAAGTTTTTGAAATAAATAAAAGGGCTGCAGAACTTGTAAATGAAGCTATTGCAGAATACAGAAGCGAACATCCTGAAGTTACACGAAATCTGTATATTGCAGGAGCTCTAGGACCTTCTAACAAGTCAATCAGTGTTACTGGCGGAGTTACTTTTGAAGAGCTTATTCATAATTATTATACCGCTGTTTCAGGGCTTCTGGCTGGTGGAGTTGACTTGATTTTATTTGAAACAATTCAAGATACAAGAAACTTGAAAGCAGCTTATTTGGGGCTTAAAAAGGCTATGGAAGAAAATTATACTGTTCCATTAATGCTGTCATTTACGATTGAAAGTACAGGAACTACGCTTGCAGGACAAACTGCAGATGCCTTTTATTATGCTGTAAATCACATGAATCCATTTTCTGTTGGACTAAATTGTGCGACTGGACCTGAATTTATGACTCAGTTTTTAAAAACATTGAATAATATTTCAAATACTTATATTTCAGTTTATCCAAATGCAGGATTGCCTAATGAAGACGGGGAATATGAGGAAACTCCAGACACATTGTCAGCTAAAATTGAGCCGTTTTTCCAAAATCATTATTTAAATATTGTTGGTGGATGCTGCGGAACTACCCCTGAACACATTCAAAGAATTAAGGAAAAAAGTATAAATTATGAGCCAAGAGTTATTGATAAAAATAAAGATTTTAACGATGTTTCTGGATTAATAGCTTTGGAAACACCAAAAGATCGTCCAGTTTATGTAGGAGAACGTACAAATGTAATTGGTTCACGTATTTTCAAAAATTTAATTGCCAATGAAAAATTTGATGAGGCGACTGAAGTTGCAAGGCTTCAAATTAAAGGGCGAGCAGATGTAATTGATATTTGTCTTGCGAATCCTGATAGAGATGAGATTGCCGATATGAAGTCATTTTTGGATAAAGTGGCAAAATTTGCAAAAATTCCGCTTATGATTGACTCGACTGATATAAATGTCGTTAAGGAAGGGCTTACTTACTTGCAGGGAAAAGGGATTATAAATTCAATTAACCTTGAGGATGGAGAAAAGAAATTTGCTGATATGGCAAAAGTTATTAAGGATTTTGGGGCTTCTGTCGTTGTTGGACTAATTGATGAGGAAGGTATGGCTGTTTCTGTTGAGAAAAAATTGAAAGTTGCCAGAAGAAGCTATGAACTGCTTACAAAAAAATATGGGATTGACGAAAGGGATATAATTTTTGACACATTAGTCTTCCCAGTTGCAACAGGAGATCAAAAGTATATCGGCTCTGCTACAGCAACAATTGAGGCAATTAGACAAATTAAAGCAGAAATGCCGAATGTAAAGACAATTCTTGGAGTGAGCAACGTTTCATTTGGACTGCCAATTGCTGGAAGGGAAGTTTTAAACACTTATTATATGCAAAAGGCTTATGAGGCTGGACTTGATTATGCGATTATAAATACAGAAAAAGTTATTCCGATGAATGAAATTTCAGATGAAGAAAAGGAACTGTCAGAAAACATTTTATTTCATACAAATGATGAAAATGTATCAAAATTTGCAAATTTCTATCGTGAAAAAAAGGCTGCAAAAAAAGTTGCTGATACAAGTAACCTAACTACTGAAGAAAAAGTTGCAAACTTAGTTGTAGAAGGAAGTAAAAAGGATTTGACAATTTTACTGGATGAATTATTGAAAAAATATTCACCAATTGAGATTATAAACGGGCCTTTAATGACTGGAATGGATGAAGTTGGAAGATTATTTAACAACAATGACTTAATCGTTGCTGAAGTTCTGCAAAGTGCTGAAGTTATGAAAGCTTCTGTTTCACATCTGGAACAATTTATGAAGAAAGATGAATCATCTGTAAAAGGAAAAGTAATTATGGCAACTGTAAAAGGGGATGTCCACGACATTGGAAAAAATCTGGTTGGAATAATCATTGGAAATAATGGTTACGAAGTAATTGACTTAGGGATAAATACTCCTGCCGAAAAAATCCGTGAAGCAATTATTGAACATAAAGCAGACTTTTTGGGCCTTTCTGGACTTCTTGTAAAATCTGCCACAGAAATGGTAAATACTATGGAAGTTCTGCGTGAAGCTGGAATTGATATTCCGATATTCGTGGGAGGTGCGGCACTTACAGAAAAATTTACTGTAAATAAAATTGAGCCTGCCTATAAAAATAATATTGTAATTTACTCAAGAGATGCAATGACTGCACTTTCTGATTTGAATAAAATGATTGATGAAAAAAAATTTGAAGAATTTAAGAAACACTTGCAAAAACGTAGAGAATTAGTAACAATTAAAGATGCGAAAAAACTTGAACAGCTGAAGGTTAAACCGACAGTAAGTGATATTAAAGATGCTGATGGAACATTCGACTTTTCAAAAGTTGAACTGCCAAAATATAACTTTGAAAAAATTTACAAGTCGCAAACTTTAAATAAGCAAATTTTAACAAATATAAAGGCAAAGGATGTATTTCCATTTGTAAACTTGCAAATGCTTATTGGAAAACATCTTGGAATGAAATGGATTGTAAATAATTTGATTGAAAAACAAGATCCTAGAACAATAAAACTATACAATGAAATTTTAGACATTGTCGAAAATGGCGATGAATACTTTGATATAAAAGCTATTTATAAATTTTTCCCTGCACGTAGAAAAGCTGGAAAAAGAAAAGATGACTTTAAAATTGAAATTCTATCAGACGATTTGTCAACAGTTTTGGAAACTTTTGATTTTCCAAGACAAAAATATGGACAATATTTATCGCTAAATGATTATGTAAGTCCGGAAGGAATCGACTACATCGGATTTTTTGTCGCAACTGCTGGAGAAAAATCAAGACTTGTTTCCAATGAATTAAAGGAAAAAGGCGAATTTTACAGAGGACATATTGTAAATTCTATTGGACTGGAGCTTGCCGAAGCAACATCTGAATATATTCACAAAATGATGCGTCAAGATGTTGGAATCATTGACAAAAATATCTCTCTAAATGAGATTTTAAATGCCCAATATCAAGGAAATCGTTATTCTTTCGGCTATCCAGCCTGCCCAGACTTAAGCGACCAAAGAAAACTGTTTAATTTATTGAAACCAGAAAGATATGGAATTACATTGACGGAAGAATTTATGATGTATCCGGAAGCGACAGTAAGTGCAATTGTATTCTCACAACCGTTCTGTAAATACTTTAATATGTAG
- a CDS encoding DUF1385 domain-containing protein, whose translation MRDKKVTVGGQAVVEGVMMRGPKAIATAVRKQDGSIVYKKIALTEKSNKWLKVPFVRGVIALYDAMVVGTKELIFASNQAGHEEEKLTDKQVGFTVMTSVLLGIAVFMWLPSAIGGFFFKDSVLKANIVEAVIKLVLFLGYIYGISFLKDIQRVFEYHGAEHKSIMNYEMEKELSPKNAKVCTRFHPRCGTSFLLLVMFISILVFSTVDLFFKVPTGHFSMIIYKLVTRILFVPFVAGLSYEIQRWTSYHLDNVFAKIIAVPGMWLQKITTREPDESQLEVAIVALNVALGNEVPNATEVFE comes from the coding sequence ATGAGAGATAAAAAAGTAACTGTCGGAGGACAGGCTGTTGTGGAAGGTGTTATGATGAGAGGACCTAAGGCGATTGCAACAGCAGTTCGTAAGCAGGATGGAAGTATTGTTTATAAAAAGATAGCACTTACTGAAAAAAGTAATAAATGGTTGAAGGTACCTTTTGTGAGGGGAGTTATAGCACTTTATGATGCGATGGTTGTTGGAACAAAGGAGCTTATTTTTGCATCAAATCAAGCTGGGCATGAAGAGGAAAAATTGACGGATAAGCAGGTTGGATTTACTGTTATGACTTCGGTTTTATTGGGAATTGCTGTGTTTATGTGGTTGCCATCGGCTATTGGGGGATTTTTCTTTAAAGATAGTGTTTTAAAGGCTAATATTGTGGAAGCTGTTATAAAATTGGTGCTTTTTTTGGGATATATTTATGGAATTTCGTTTTTAAAGGATATTCAGAGAGTTTTTGAGTATCATGGGGCAGAACATAAAAGTATTATGAATTATGAAATGGAAAAGGAACTATCACCTAAAAATGCAAAAGTATGTACAAGATTTCACCCAAGATGTGGTACAAGTTTTCTTTTACTTGTAATGTTTATAAGTATTCTAGTGTTTTCAACAGTAGATTTATTTTTTAAAGTTCCAACTGGACATTTTTCAATGATAATTTACAAGTTAGTAACAAGAATTCTATTTGTTCCCTTCGTAGCTGGACTTTCGTATGAAATACAACGTTGGACAAGTTACCATTTGGATAATGTTTTTGCCAAGATAATTGCAGTTCCAGGGATGTGGCTGCAAAAAATTACTACGAGAGAACCTGATGAAAGTCAGTTGGAAGTAGCGATTGTGGCATTAAATGTAGCATTGGGGAATGAAGTTCCGAATGCAACAGAAGTTTTTGAATAA
- the disA gene encoding DNA integrity scanning diadenylate cyclase DisA gives MVKKVVNKKKILEHIFDRVAPGTALREAIDKIQEAKLGALIVLGNPNNLKDVMGGGFELNTVYSPQKVYELSKMDGGIILSEDIKTIYGANIQLQPNYSIETDESGTRHQAAHRIAQQKGNLVVAVSERRNKITIYYGKFRYLLNEIGDLLTKSSQAITALEKYSLAIEKNHVNLSILEFDNMVTLYDIVECVRMYGLLFRMSEELIEYMAELGSEGRLIKIQYEEIMLNKNESFDALIKDYKISNETAEKIGLRVKSLTKEELLDDEKIVCLLGFDTNIINLDEKIEPRGYGLLSNITKISKKDREILVKEFSNVQSILMSTASDIAKIKGVSKYKAEHINKSLKRIKNRAVIDRE, from the coding sequence ATGGTAAAAAAGGTAGTTAATAAGAAGAAAATATTGGAGCATATATTTGACAGGGTAGCACCTGGAACAGCATTGAGAGAAGCAATTGATAAAATTCAGGAGGCAAAACTGGGAGCATTAATTGTTTTGGGAAATCCTAATAATTTAAAAGATGTAATGGGAGGTGGATTTGAGTTAAATACAGTTTATTCGCCACAAAAAGTTTATGAGTTATCTAAAATGGATGGTGGAATTATTTTATCTGAGGATATAAAGACAATTTATGGGGCAAATATTCAGTTGCAGCCTAATTATTCGATAGAAACAGATGAAAGTGGAACAAGACATCAGGCGGCACATAGAATTGCACAACAAAAGGGAAATTTAGTTGTGGCAGTTTCTGAAAGAAGAAATAAAATAACAATATATTACGGGAAATTTAGATATTTATTAAATGAAATTGGGGATTTACTGACTAAATCTTCGCAGGCGATAACTGCTCTTGAGAAATATTCTCTTGCGATTGAAAAAAATCATGTGAATTTATCAATTCTTGAGTTTGACAATATGGTAACTCTTTATGATATTGTAGAATGTGTTAGAATGTATGGATTACTTTTCAGAATGTCAGAAGAATTAATTGAATATATGGCAGAACTTGGGAGTGAAGGACGGCTTATAAAAATCCAGTATGAAGAAATAATGTTAAATAAAAACGAGAGTTTTGATGCATTAATAAAAGATTATAAAATAAGTAATGAAACGGCTGAAAAAATTGGATTAAGAGTAAAATCTTTGACAAAAGAGGAATTACTGGATGATGAAAAAATAGTTTGTCTACTTGGTTTTGATACAAATATTATAAATCTTGATGAAAAAATAGAGCCACGTGGATATGGACTCTTAAGCAATATAACAAAAATAAGTAAAAAAGATAGAGAAATTCTAGTAAAGGAATTTTCAAACGTTCAGTCAATTTTAATGTCAACAGCTTCAGATATTGCTAAAATAAAGGGAGTTAGCAAATATAAGGCTGAACATATTAATAAATCATTGAAAAGAATAAAAAATAGAGCGGTAATTGATAGAGAGTAA
- the radA gene encoding DNA repair protein RadA, which yields MAAKKGKTRYICSECGYSSLKWLGKCPNCDSWGTFEEEIDIKRTFKDVESQDVSISKITEIEIEKEFRMVTPFEEFDRVLGGGLIKGEVVLITGSPGIGKSTFLLQLSQEYAKIGNVFYVSGEESPRQIKQRAERVNVKSENLYILNDTNIEKIESVILRDKPKVVVVDSIQTLYSENVNSIPGSVTQIRETTLKIIEIAKKNEIAFYIVGHVTKDGKLAGPKLLEHMVDAVLQIEGEENSYYRIIRSIKNRYGSTNEISIFDMKENGISEVKNPSEFFISDRDEKNIGSIIVPIFEGSRVFLFEVQSLLGTPNFGMPRRTVEGYDKNRVEILSAVLSRSLKVDVNSKDIYINIPGGIDLNDRSSDLAVIFSLLSSVKGVPISQKIAAIGELGLRGEVRKVSFIKNRVNELEKMGFTGVYLPKSHQADFEKEKIKIKLNYISNISELVERIR from the coding sequence ATGGCTGCAAAAAAAGGAAAAACTAGATACATATGTTCAGAATGCGGTTACAGTTCGTTAAAATGGCTGGGGAAATGTCCTAATTGCGATTCCTGGGGAACATTTGAAGAGGAAATTGATATAAAAAGAACCTTTAAGGATGTGGAGTCACAGGATGTTTCCATTAGCAAGATAACAGAAATTGAAATTGAAAAGGAATTTCGGATGGTAACGCCTTTTGAGGAATTTGACAGAGTGCTGGGTGGCGGGCTGATAAAGGGGGAAGTTGTACTAATTACAGGAAGCCCTGGGATTGGAAAATCGACTTTTCTGCTTCAGCTGTCGCAGGAGTATGCAAAGATTGGAAATGTATTCTATGTTTCAGGGGAAGAGTCGCCACGTCAAATAAAACAGCGTGCAGAACGTGTTAATGTAAAAAGTGAAAATTTGTATATTTTAAATGATACAAATATTGAAAAAATTGAAAGTGTAATTTTGAGAGATAAGCCAAAAGTTGTTGTAGTTGATTCAATTCAGACGCTTTATTCTGAAAATGTAAATTCTATTCCTGGGAGTGTGACGCAAATTCGGGAAACAACTTTGAAAATCATTGAAATTGCTAAAAAAAATGAAATTGCATTTTATATTGTGGGGCACGTTACAAAGGATGGGAAACTGGCGGGTCCGAAATTACTGGAGCATATGGTTGATGCAGTTTTGCAGATTGAAGGTGAGGAAAATAGCTATTATAGAATTATCCGTTCAATAAAGAATCGTTATGGCTCTACAAATGAAATTTCAATTTTTGATATGAAGGAAAATGGAATTAGTGAAGTTAAAAATCCGTCTGAATTTTTTATAAGTGACAGGGATGAAAAAAATATTGGAAGCATTATTGTACCAATTTTTGAAGGAAGCCGTGTATTTTTATTTGAAGTGCAGTCGTTATTGGGGACACCAAATTTTGGGATGCCAAGAAGAACAGTGGAGGGATATGATAAAAATCGTGTGGAAATATTGAGTGCAGTTTTATCACGTTCTTTAAAAGTAGATGTAAATTCAAAAGATATTTATATAAATATTCCAGGTGGAATTGACTTAAATGATAGAAGTTCTGATTTGGCAGTAATTTTTTCACTTCTATCTTCAGTAAAAGGCGTGCCGATAAGCCAGAAAATAGCGGCTATTGGTGAGCTGGGACTACGTGGGGAAGTAAGAAAAGTTTCGTTTATTAAAAATAGGGTAAATGAGCTGGAAAAAATGGGATTTACAGGAGTATACCTGCCCAAAAGCCATCAGGCAGACTTTGAAAAGGAAAAAATAAAAATAAAACTTAATTATATAAGTAACATAAGTGAACTTGTCGAGAGGATAAGGTAA
- the coaD gene encoding pantetheine-phosphate adenylyltransferase translates to MEKIALYPGSFDPITKGHIDIIKRSSNLFDKLIIGIFKNSTKSKAWFSDEEKVEMIQEILKKEGIKAEIKIFNGLLVDFMYKENVNILIRGLRALSDYEYELQFTLTNKTLAKSEFETVFLTASREYLYLSSSLVKEVALNRGDLSFFVTENVERRLIDKVEK, encoded by the coding sequence ATGGAAAAAATAGCATTGTATCCAGGGAGTTTTGATCCAATAACAAAGGGGCATATTGATATTATAAAGCGTTCTTCAAACTTATTTGATAAATTAATAATAGGTATTTTTAAAAATTCTACAAAATCAAAAGCTTGGTTTTCTGACGAGGAAAAAGTTGAAATGATACAGGAAATATTAAAAAAAGAAGGCATAAAAGCTGAAATAAAGATTTTTAATGGATTATTAGTTGACTTTATGTATAAGGAAAATGTAAATATTTTGATAAGAGGTTTACGTGCATTATCAGATTATGAATATGAGCTGCAATTTACACTTACAAATAAGACGCTTGCTAAAAGTGAATTTGAAACAGTATTTTTAACTGCTTCAAGGGAATATTTGTATCTGAGTTCCAGCCTTGTGAAGGAAGTTGCTTTAAATAGAGGAGATTTAAGTTTTTTTGTAACTGAAAATGTGGAACGTAGATTAATTGATAAAGTAGAAAAATAA
- the rnc gene encoding ribonuclease III encodes MENNGNRNVNELIKKIGYEFKNEEYLHEALTHRSYANEIEKDRRFNNEKLEFLGDAILNLITTEYIYDLYEKKTEGELAKLKSQIISEPVFSTIASELELGEYLYLSNGEIMSGGRHRRSILGDAFEALIGAIFKDSDYYTAKSIALKFLLGKINKLEEIEGTGDYKTVLQEFVQGKYRKMPEYNLIKTSGPDHDKIFEMSVSWNNTVHGIGIGKSKKEAEKHAAKEALSKLKK; translated from the coding sequence ATGGAAAATAATGGAAATAGGAATGTAAATGAATTAATAAAAAAAATAGGATATGAATTTAAAAATGAAGAATATTTGCATGAAGCATTAACGCATAGGTCGTATGCCAATGAAATTGAAAAGGACAGAAGATTTAACAATGAAAAATTAGAGTTTTTAGGAGATGCAATTCTGAATCTTATAACGACTGAGTATATTTATGATCTTTATGAGAAGAAGACGGAAGGAGAGCTTGCAAAACTAAAAAGCCAAATTATAAGTGAACCTGTATTTTCAACCATTGCGAGTGAGCTTGAACTGGGAGAATATTTGTATTTAAGTAATGGAGAAATTATGTCTGGCGGAAGACATAGAAGATCTATTTTGGGAGATGCTTTTGAGGCATTGATTGGTGCGATTTTTAAAGATTCAGATTATTATACTGCGAAAAGTATTGCATTGAAATTTTTACTTGGGAAAATAAATAAATTGGAAGAAATAGAGGGGACGGGTGATTATAAAACAGTTTTGCAGGAATTTGTACAAGGGAAGTATAGAAAAATGCCTGAATATAATTTAATTAAGACTAGCGGACCTGACCATGATAAAATTTTTGAAATGTCTGTAAGCTGGAATAATACAGTTCATGGAATAGGAATTGGAAAAAGTAAAAAGGAAGCTGAAAAACATGCAGCAAAGGAAGCTCTTTCAAAATTAAAAAAATAG
- the fabF gene encoding beta-ketoacyl-ACP synthase II: MRRVVITGIGLVTPLGTGKEKAWTNLLNGECGIDTITQFDSSQHPVHIAAEVKDFVPENYIEKKELKKIARFSQFAIAASKEALADAKLEITNENADRIGVIIGSGIGGLDVIEQEVEKLVTKGPRRVSPFYIPAAILNMASGNTSIYTGAKGPNKTVVTACASGTNSIGDAFQAILLGKADAMIAGGTEATVTPSGIAGFANLKALSTNPDPKKASRPFTADRDGFVLGEGAGVLILEELEHAKKRGARIYAEVVGYGETGDAYHMTAPADGGEGAARAFRMALEQGNIKPEEVGYINAHGTSTPANDKNETQAIKSAFGEHAYKLAVSSTKGATGHLLGGAGGIEAGFLALAISEGIMPPTINYENPDPLCDLDYVPNKPVKRDIEVGMSSSLGFGGHNAVLAFRKYK; this comes from the coding sequence ATGAGAAGAGTAGTTATTACAGGAATAGGATTAGTAACGCCATTAGGGACAGGGAAAGAAAAGGCGTGGACGAATTTATTAAATGGAGAATGTGGAATTGATACAATTACTCAATTTGATAGTTCACAGCATCCAGTGCATATTGCGGCAGAAGTAAAAGATTTTGTACCTGAAAATTATATTGAAAAAAAAGAATTGAAAAAAATAGCAAGATTTTCACAATTTGCAATTGCAGCTTCAAAAGAGGCCTTAGCAGATGCTAAATTGGAAATTACTAATGAAAATGCAGATAGAATCGGAGTAATTATCGGTTCTGGAATCGGTGGATTGGATGTAATTGAACAGGAAGTGGAAAAACTTGTTACAAAGGGACCAAGAAGAGTATCACCATTTTATATCCCGGCAGCAATCTTAAATATGGCTTCTGGAAATACTTCAATTTATACTGGAGCAAAAGGGCCTAATAAAACAGTTGTTACAGCCTGCGCTTCAGGGACAAATTCAATTGGAGATGCTTTTCAGGCGATTTTATTAGGGAAAGCTGATGCGATGATTGCTGGAGGAACAGAAGCTACAGTAACTCCTTCAGGAATAGCAGGATTTGCAAACTTGAAGGCATTGTCAACTAATCCTGATCCTAAGAAAGCATCACGTCCATTTACAGCTGACAGAGATGGATTTGTGCTTGGAGAAGGTGCTGGTGTGTTAATACTTGAAGAGTTGGAACATGCTAAGAAACGTGGAGCGAGAATCTATGCAGAAGTTGTAGGATATGGAGAAACTGGAGATGCTTATCACATGACAGCTCCAGCTGATGGTGGAGAAGGTGCTGCAAGAGCATTCAGAATGGCTCTGGAACAAGGAAATATCAAACCTGAAGAAGTTGGATACATCAATGCGCATGGAACTTCTACGCCTGCAAATGATAAAAACGAAACTCAAGCAATAAAATCAGCATTTGGAGAACATGCTTATAAATTGGCTGTAAGTTCTACAAAAGGTGCAACTGGACATTTATTAGGTGGAGCTGGAGGAATTGAAGCTGGATTTTTAGCGCTTGCAATTTCAGAAGGGATTATGCCACCAACTATAAATTATGAGAACCCTGATCCGTTATGTGATTTGGATTATGTACCAAATAAACCTGTAAAAAGAGACATTGAGGTCGGAATGTCAAGTTCACTTGGATTTGGTGGACATAATGCTGTATTGGCTTTTAGAAAATATAAATAA
- a CDS encoding acyl carrier protein has protein sequence MLDKIKSIVVDQLGVDEDQVTEDASFVDDLGADSLDTVELIMAFEEEFDIEIPDEDAQKIKTVKDVMEYIEAKQ, from the coding sequence ATGCTAGATAAAATTAAATCAATAGTTGTAGATCAATTAGGTGTAGATGAAGATCAAGTAACTGAAGATGCATCTTTTGTTGATGATTTAGGAGCTGATTCATTGGATACAGTTGAATTAATTATGGCTTTTGAAGAAGAATTTGATATTGAAATTCCTGATGAAGATGCACAAAAAATTAAAACTGTTAAAGATGTAATGGAATATATTGAAGCTAAACAATAG